The DNA sequence ACGACGTGGTCGAGCACCTCGATGCCCAGCACGTCGCCGGCCTTCTGCAGGCGCCGCGTGAGCTGGATGTCGGCGCCCGACGGGGTCGGGTCGCCGGACGGGTGGTTGTGCACGACGACGACCGAGGCCGCCGACACGCGCACCGCGTCGCGGAACAGCTCGCGCGGGTGGACGATCGATGCCGAGAGCGACCCCACCGAGACCTCGACCATCCTGAGCAGGCGGTTCTTCGTGTTCAGCGCGAGACACCAGAAGTGCTCGCGGTCCAGGCCCCGGAACTGCGGGCCGCACAGGCGGACCACGTCCTCCGGGCCCGAGATCACCGGGTCGCGCCCGGCGCCCCACGCCGCGGCGCGGCGCGACAGCTCGAGGCCGGCGAGCACCCGCGCTGCGGCGGCCGGCCCGACACCAGGCAGCCGCGTGAGGTCCTCGCCGCGGGCCCGCCACAGCATGTCGGGGATCGGATGGGACGCGAGGAACGCGCCCGCGAGCGCGCCGGCGCCCTCCTCGCCGAGGAGCACGCCGACCACGTCGGCGTCGGTCAGCGCCTCGACGGCGCCGGACAGCAGGGCGTCCCGGGCGCTGCCGCCCGGTCCGGGTACGCGGGGCGCCACGCGCCCACCTCCTCACACGCCGACGGACACCTGCGTGAGGGGGGTGCGGGAGACCAGGAGACGGGCGGAGTACCCGGTGGCGAGCCCCGCGGGCAGGCTCGCGGC is a window from the Actinomycetota bacterium genome containing:
- the radC gene encoding DNA repair protein RadC, with amino-acid sequence MAPRVPGPGGSARDALLSGAVEALTDADVVGVLLGEEGAGALAGAFLASHPIPDMLWRARGEDLTRLPGVGPAAAARVLAGLELSRRAAAWGAGRDPVISGPEDVVRLCGPQFRGLDREHFWCLALNTKNRLLRMVEVSVGSLSASIVHPRELFRDAVRVSAASVVVVHNHPSGDPTPSGADIQLTRRLQKAGDVLGIEVLDHVVIGDGGAHTSLRDAGLM